The Arcobacter sp. LA11 genome includes a region encoding these proteins:
- the hslV gene encoding ATP-dependent protease subunit HslV: MFDATTILAYKGQGQAVIGGDGQVTFGNTVLKGNATKIRRLYKDQILAGFAGSTADAFNLFDMFEGHLENTKGDLLKAVVNFSKEWRKDKVLRRLEAMMIVLNKEHIFILSGTGDVVEPEDGSIASIGSGGNFAISAARALAKHSELKPVDLVKESLMIAGELCIYTNQNIKILEIED, translated from the coding sequence ATGTTTGATGCTACTACGATACTTGCCTATAAAGGACAAGGACAAGCAGTAATTGGTGGAGATGGACAAGTTACTTTTGGAAATACTGTTCTAAAAGGTAATGCTACAAAAATTAGAAGACTTTATAAAGACCAAATACTAGCTGGATTTGCTGGAAGTACTGCAGATGCTTTTAACCTTTTTGATATGTTTGAAGGTCATCTAGAAAATACTAAAGGTGATTTATTAAAAGCAGTAGTAAATTTCTCAAAAGAGTGGAGAAAAGATAAAGTTTTAAGACGTTTAGAAGCTATGATGATAGTTTTAAATAAAGAACATATTTTTATTTTAAGTGGAACTGGTGATGTTGTTGAACCAGAAGATGGAAGTATAGCTTCAATTGGTTCTGGTGGAAATTTTGCTATTTCAGCAGCACGTGCACTTGCTAAACATTCTGAACTTAAGCCTGTTGATTTGGTAAAAGAATCACTTATGATTGCAGGAGAACTTTGTATTTATACAAACCAAAATATTAAAATATTAGAGATAGAGGATTAA
- the rplI gene encoding 50S ribosomal protein L9, with product MKVLLLKDVQGTGKAGEVKEVKDGYGKNFLIGKGLALHATNDVLAKYKAEQKRKAEKEAQEIADAKELSEKLNATKLTIKHKIGANGHLIGSVTNKEVSEALKEQFSIEIDKKAIALKTKIKAEGTFEADCKLGHGIHANLSIVVIGE from the coding sequence ATGAAAGTATTATTATTAAAAGATGTACAAGGTACAGGAAAAGCTGGTGAAGTTAAAGAAGTAAAAGACGGCTATGGAAAAAATTTCCTTATTGGAAAAGGTTTAGCTTTACATGCAACAAATGACGTATTAGCAAAATATAAAGCAGAACAAAAAAGAAAAGCTGAAAAAGAAGCTCAAGAAATTGCTGATGCAAAAGAACTTTCTGAAAAATTAAATGCTACAAAATTAACAATAAAACATAAAATTGGTGCAAATGGACATTTAATTGGTTCTGTTACAAACAAAGAAGTTAGTGAAGCATTAAAAGAACAATTTTCTATAGAAATTGATAAAAAAGCTATTGCATTAAAAACTAAAATCAAAGCAGAAGGTACTTTTGAAGCTGATTGTAAATTAGGTCATGGTATTCATGCAAATTTATCTATAGTAGTTATTGGAGAATAA